The Sinorhizobium fredii genome contains the following window.
TCGACTTTTGACCACGGATGTACTGGCACTGGTTTGGTAAGCGGTGATGAGGAAGGTCGGTGCGGTTTCGCCCCGGCCTTTTTTGTGTCTAGGAGATAAGCCCCGGCGTTTCGCGCGCTAGCTCTTAGCAGTCGACGCTACAACGAAGTCGATTGCAGTTCCAACCGTTGTAATGGCGTCAGCCGCTTCTTCTGGTATTTCGACATCAAACTCGTCCTCGATCATCATCACGATCTGAGCGAGTTCGAGAGAGTCAGCGCCGAGGTCCTCGACGATGGACGCATCATCCACAGC
Protein-coding sequences here:
- the acpP gene encoding acyl carrier protein, which encodes MGNSRAEVAGRVREIIIEQLGVDAALAVDDASIVEDLGADSLELAQIVMMIEDEFDVEIPEEAADAITTVGTAIDFVVASTAKS